One genomic segment of Candidatus Methanosuratincola sp. includes these proteins:
- a CDS encoding helix-turn-helix domain-containing protein → MVFKATWEDFISVYRKSGQPGLMLRTLRYSKGMTIEELSARTGIGEAELIAIEGGASDHRLSEDEAVIKKIFETLIVLEEKE, encoded by the coding sequence ATGGTTTTCAAGGCAACCTGGGAGGATTTTATTAGCGTGTACAGGAAAAGCGGTCAGCCAGGGCTAATGCTAAGGACCCTCAGGTACAGCAAGGGCATGACAATCGAGGAGCTTTCGGCAAGGACTGGCATAGGCGAGGCCGAACTGATAGCCATCGAAGGGGGGGCGAGCGATCACAGGCTCTCTGAAGACGAGGCAGTAATTAAGAAAATCTTTGAAACGTTGATTGTTCTCGAGGAGAAGGAATAA